From Miscanthus floridulus cultivar M001 chromosome 15, ASM1932011v1, whole genome shotgun sequence, the proteins below share one genomic window:
- the LOC136506896 gene encoding uncharacterized mitochondrial protein AtMg00860-like, which produces MSVHYLGHAISAAGVAMDQEKVAAIATWPQPGNMRTLQGFLGLARYYRRFIKNYSSVAALLTALLKKEAFLWSPTATDAFNALKKALSSAPVLQLPDCDKSFMVDCDASGSGFGVVLH; this is translated from the coding sequence ATGTCGGTACATTACTTGGGACATGCCATCTCCGCGGCTGGTGTTGCAATGGATCAGGAGAAGGTTGCGGCCATCGCCACTTGGCCTCAACCCGGCAACATGCGTACGCTCCAGGGGTTCCTCGGCCTCGCCAGGTACTATCGTCGGTTCATTAAAAACTACAGCTCGGTGGCTGCCCTGTTGACGGCGCTTCTCAAGAAGGAGGCTTTCCTGTGGTCGCCCACAGCCACGGACGCGTTCAACGCCCTCAAGAAGGCCCTGTCCAGTGCACCGGTTCTCCAACTTCCTGATTGTGACAAATCATTCATGGTCGATTGTGATGCATCCGGCTCTGGATTCGGCGTGGTACTCCATTAA